Proteins from a single region of Caloramator sp. E03:
- the dapF gene encoding diaminopimelate epimerase: MFFSKMHGLGNDFIVYDNILSLSIDWNQLAKKCCDRHLGIGADGILIVEKSDVADIKMRIINSDGSNAEMCGNGIRCFAKYVYEKNIVNKENFNIETGAGIKNVKLDVKDNKVLSVKVDMGIPCFEKSKIPFNSDMDNKNYEIEINNKKYNLTTLLLGVPHTVVYVDEIDEKEVIEVGKIIENLEIFPKRTNVNFVQIIDYNTIKVRTWERGAGMTLACGTGTCASAVACYINNKTDKNVTAKLFAGDLKVYYEDDNIIMEGPAQFICEGVYLNIL, encoded by the coding sequence ATGTTTTTTTCAAAAATGCATGGTTTAGGAAATGATTTTATAGTATATGATAATATTTTAAGCCTATCAATCGATTGGAATCAATTAGCAAAGAAGTGCTGTGACAGACATTTAGGAATAGGAGCGGATGGAATACTTATTGTTGAAAAATCAGATGTAGCTGATATTAAAATGAGAATTATAAACTCAGACGGGAGCAACGCTGAAATGTGTGGCAATGGAATAAGATGCTTTGCTAAATATGTTTATGAAAAAAATATAGTAAATAAAGAAAACTTCAATATAGAAACAGGTGCAGGAATAAAGAATGTTAAATTAGATGTAAAAGATAATAAAGTTTTAAGCGTAAAAGTTGATATGGGTATTCCTTGCTTTGAAAAAAGTAAAATACCTTTTAATAGTGATATGGATAATAAAAACTATGAAATTGAAATTAATAATAAAAAATATAATTTAACAACTCTTCTATTAGGTGTACCTCATACGGTAGTATATGTTGATGAAATTGATGAAAAGGAAGTAATAGAAGTTGGTAAGATTATAGAAAATTTAGAAATATTCCCTAAAAGAACAAATGTTAATTTTGTTCAAATAATTGATTATAATACGATAAAGGTTAGAACATGGGAGAGAGGGGCAGGTATGACATTAGCTTGTGGCACAGGAACCTGTGCAAGCGCTGTTGCCTGTTATATAAATAATAAGACTGATAAAAATGTAACTGCAAAGCTTTTTGCAGGAGATTTAAAAGTTTACTATGAAGATGACAATATAATAATGGAAGGTCCTGCACAGTTTATATGTGAAGGAGTTTATTTAAATATTTTATGA
- a CDS encoding carboxypeptidase-like regulatory domain-containing protein, whose product MKFRLIALITIIALVIVTVGCLKKSSSTNVVTEIPGKQKMIVVVLDKQTNAPIKDAKVYIVGDNTVYTTDDMGKTPEIDVEINKDYFSKYTDEVANRMNCGLVNIVAVKEGYGKHLEVDYNLYPGNSTSVAKIQLSKNKKATTNCNLPDVNYIENIIKAYERFEGEGIKTENMIKYKITVTDESSKPIEGVKIVIPEAKLSSSTNKKGIVEVDVPFDNSSRINYPVLKDYGEVTVIAYKDGYATKVVLRAQINNDKNNTINLKLKKSDGKNYNYEIVQPKDSWIEKLLSSYN is encoded by the coding sequence TTGAAATTTAGGCTTATTGCATTGATTACTATTATAGCTTTAGTAATTGTTACTGTTGGATGCCTAAAAAAATCCAGTTCAACTAATGTAGTTACGGAAATTCCTGGGAAGCAAAAAATGATTGTAGTTGTGTTAGACAAGCAAACTAATGCTCCTATTAAAGATGCAAAAGTATATATTGTTGGAGATAATACGGTATATACAACAGATGATATGGGAAAAACTCCTGAAATTGATGTCGAAATAAATAAAGACTATTTTTCAAAATACACTGATGAAGTTGCAAATAGGATGAATTGTGGCTTAGTTAATATTGTGGCTGTTAAAGAGGGATATGGAAAGCATCTTGAAGTTGATTACAACTTATATCCAGGAAACTCAACCTCAGTTGCCAAAATTCAATTATCAAAAAATAAAAAAGCAACAACAAATTGCAATTTGCCTGATGTTAATTATATTGAAAACATAATAAAAGCCTACGAAAGATTCGAAGGTGAAGGAATTAAAACTGAAAACATGATTAAATATAAAATTACAGTTACGGATGAATCAAGTAAACCTATTGAAGGGGTTAAAATTGTAATCCCAGAAGCAAAGCTTTCTTCTAGTACAAATAAAAAAGGAATTGTTGAAGTAGATGTCCCCTTTGACAATTCAAGCAGAATAAATTATCCTGTATTAAAAGACTATGGAGAAGTTACAGTTATAGCTTATAAAGATGGATATGCCACAAAGGTAGTACTTAGAGCTCAAATTAACAATGATAAAAATAATACTATAAATTTAAAATTGAAAAAGTCAGATGGTAAAAATTATAATTATGAAATAGTACAGCCAAAAGACAGTTGGATAGAAAAATTATTAAGTTCATATAATTAG
- a CDS encoding ISL3 family transposase, with amino-acid sequence MFLLKNVVNKDDFIEIFVETKKKPHVCPVCGYTTSKVHDYRKQRIKDVPIQFKKTFIILRKRRLVCSECGKRFYEKLDFLPRYHRMTNRLSFFIINELSNVNSMKHVSLKANVSTHTVKRIFDTVSYTAYSLPEVISIDEFKGNSGGSKYHCILVDPVNHKVIDIIKDRRFHILSDYFRNFKNRDKVKYVVIDMWSQYADIAKTYFKNATIIIDKFHFMRYNTWAIENVRKRIQKNMDKKLRRYYKKSRKLILARKDSLDEDSKRQLEIMLLYNDELRHAHYLKESFYKISDARSASEAKILLKEWIEIARKSGIKEYISCAETLSRWFKEIVNSFDVPYTNGCVEGFNNKIKVIKRNAFGFRNFNRFRNRILHCCK; translated from the coding sequence ATGTTTTTGTTAAAAAACGTTGTTAATAAAGATGATTTTATTGAGATATTTGTTGAAACTAAAAAGAAACCACATGTTTGTCCAGTTTGTGGCTATACTACATCTAAAGTTCATGATTACAGAAAACAAAGAATTAAAGATGTACCCATTCAGTTTAAAAAAACTTTTATCATTCTTAGAAAAAGGAGATTAGTATGCTCAGAATGCGGTAAGCGCTTTTATGAAAAGCTAGATTTTCTTCCACGCTATCATAGAATGACAAACCGCTTATCTTTCTTCATAATTAACGAACTATCTAATGTTAATAGCATGAAGCATGTTTCCTTAAAAGCCAATGTTTCCACCCATACTGTAAAACGCATTTTTGATACTGTTAGTTATACTGCGTATTCTTTGCCTGAAGTTATATCTATTGATGAATTTAAAGGTAATTCTGGTGGCTCAAAATATCACTGTATATTAGTTGATCCTGTTAATCATAAAGTAATTGATATTATTAAAGATAGACGATTTCATATCCTTTCGGATTACTTTAGAAATTTTAAAAACAGGGATAAGGTAAAATATGTAGTTATTGATATGTGGAGTCAATATGCTGACATTGCTAAAACATACTTTAAAAATGCAACTATCATCATAGATAAGTTCCACTTTATGCGCTACAACACCTGGGCTATAGAAAACGTTAGAAAGCGCATTCAAAAGAATATGGATAAGAAACTAAGGCGATATTACAAAAAAAGTCGAAAACTCATTCTTGCTAGAAAAGATTCCTTAGATGAAGACTCTAAGAGACAACTTGAAATTATGCTTTTATACAATGATGAATTAAGACATGCCCATTACCTTAAGGAATCCTTTTACAAAATTTCAGATGCAAGGTCTGCTTCTGAAGCAAAAATATTACTAAAGGAATGGATTGAGATAGCAAGAAAAAGCGGTATAAAAGAATATATTTCATGTGCAGAAACTTTAAGCAGGTGGTTTAAGGAAATAGTTAATTCCTTTGATGTTCCTTATACGAATGGATGTGTTGAAGGTTTTAACAACAAGATTAAAGTTATTAAAAGAAATGCGTTTGGGTTCAGAAATTTTAACAGGTTTAGAAATAGAATTCTGCATTGTTGCAAGTAA